From the genome of Candidatus Nitrosocosmicus oleophilus, one region includes:
- a CDS encoding redoxin domain-containing protein: MASNQKNNLNSETTSKNMNVGDKAPDFELLDTNQEVHRLSDNKEGLTILAFFPAAGSPVCTVEMCNFRDTLSSLKKENISILGISVDSPFANKVFAEHHNLNFPVLSDYNREVIEKYNVVMPSLGKLRDFKVAKRSIFIVDNNNDKIIYKWVSDNPLLEPNYEEIKTIIS, translated from the coding sequence ATGGCTTCGAACCAGAAAAACAATTTGAATAGTGAGACTACTAGTAAGAATATGAATGTAGGCGATAAGGCGCCAGATTTTGAGCTCTTAGACACGAATCAGGAAGTTCATAGATTATCGGACAATAAAGAAGGATTGACAATCTTGGCGTTCTTCCCTGCCGCAGGTTCTCCAGTTTGTACGGTGGAGATGTGTAATTTTAGAGATACCCTTAGTAGTTTGAAAAAAGAAAACATAAGTATCTTGGGTATATCGGTAGACAGTCCTTTTGCAAATAAAGTTTTTGCTGAGCACCATAACCTAAACTTTCCAGTTCTGAGTGACTATAATAGAGAAGTGATCGAAAAGTACAATGTTGTAATGCCTAGTTTAGGTAAATTAAGAGATTTCAAAGTAGCTAAAAGATCTATATTCATTGTGGACAATAACAACGATAAGATAATATATAAATGGGTATCAGATAATCCGCTCCTAGAACCAAACTATGAAGAAATCAAGACCATAATCTCGTGA
- a CDS encoding cysteine desulfurase family protein — protein MSKNSLTKTKEPIYLDNASSSPIDISVINEMLPFLTDFYGNPSSLHGLGRKSNLAVSKARRQISKLIGSRSNEIYFTSGGTESNNLALIGSARLICNLKPTCKRILISKIEHDSIIETIKFIEKDMGFEIDYVPIEKDGSIDLDIFREMVSTKTGLISIMLANNEIGTIQPIRDMVEIAKAKNNETIFHSDAVQALGKIPINVNDLKIDMMTISSHKINGPKGIGALFIKQGIHIKPIIFGGGQEMNLRSGTENVIAIVGFGKACEIWKEKLASVQIKIKGLQKYMIDRIINEIPGSVLNGSMENRIFNNVNFSFSGINGEDLLIKLDEYGIEASTGSACSSNKKQKASHVLKALGLTYDQISGSIRFSIGYQNTQEELKIAIDALKNLIKEFRKINGNSFA, from the coding sequence ATGTCAAAAAATAGTCTTACTAAAACCAAGGAACCCATTTATTTGGATAATGCATCTTCCTCTCCGATTGACATTAGTGTAATAAATGAAATGTTACCATTTTTAACCGATTTTTATGGTAATCCTTCATCACTTCACGGTTTGGGTAGAAAATCTAATCTCGCCGTTTCTAAGGCTAGGAGACAGATATCCAAATTAATCGGCTCTAGATCTAACGAAATTTATTTTACCTCTGGAGGTACTGAATCTAATAACTTAGCCCTGATTGGAAGTGCAAGACTGATCTGTAATTTAAAACCGACTTGTAAAAGAATATTGATTTCCAAGATAGAACATGATTCCATAATAGAGACTATCAAATTCATAGAGAAGGACATGGGATTTGAGATAGATTATGTACCTATAGAGAAAGATGGATCAATTGATTTAGATATTTTTAGGGAAATGGTATCAACAAAAACCGGTTTGATTAGTATTATGCTAGCAAATAACGAAATAGGAACTATACAACCCATCAGAGATATGGTTGAAATCGCAAAAGCAAAAAATAATGAAACTATTTTTCATTCAGACGCCGTTCAAGCTCTTGGGAAGATTCCGATAAATGTTAATGACCTGAAAATAGACATGATGACGATTTCATCCCATAAGATAAACGGACCAAAAGGAATTGGAGCACTGTTCATAAAACAAGGAATACACATAAAGCCGATAATATTTGGCGGCGGACAAGAAATGAATCTAAGATCAGGAACAGAGAATGTAATTGCCATTGTTGGATTTGGCAAAGCATGTGAAATTTGGAAGGAGAAGCTCGCATCCGTCCAAATTAAGATTAAGGGACTTCAAAAGTACATGATAGATAGAATAATTAATGAAATACCAGGCTCTGTACTAAATGGATCAATGGAGAATCGAATTTTCAACAATGTTAACTTTTCTTTTTCTGGAATAAATGGAGAAGACTTGTTGATAAAACTAGATGAATATGGTATTGAGGCTTCTACTGGTTCTGCTTGTTCTTCAAACAAAAAACAAAAAGCATCTCATGTTCTAAAAGCTTTAGGACTGACGTATGATCAAATTAGTGGTTCAATAAGGTTTTCCATAGGTTACCAAAACACTCAAGAGGAGTTGAAAATTGCTATTGACGCTTTAAAAAACCTAATTAAAGAATTTAGAAAAATAAACGGGAATAGTTTTGCGTGA
- the larE gene encoding ATP-dependent sacrificial sulfur transferase LarE: MSTNSTKRMEDSKQSRYPLLINWFKSRNCKVIVALSGGVDSALVTLAARQALGKENVLAITANYQTLANEELETAKKVAKEIDVIHHLLEYNELDNPNFTKNDSLRCFHCRNELAINLLKVAKEKNISLIVDGTNLDDVDDDRPGMIALHSMGIKSPLLDIGLGKKEVRHFAKINNLSVHDKPSNSCLASRVPHGTEINSVKLRRIERCEMIIKKLSGVRQVRVRDHDTIARIEIERSEISKLCNLDKIDKIVFEIRELGFKHVTLDLEGYGKKEIGKLNEDEIITIDKYVKK, translated from the coding sequence ATGTCGACCAATTCAACTAAACGTATGGAAGATTCAAAACAAAGCAGATATCCCTTACTAATTAACTGGTTTAAATCCAGAAATTGTAAGGTTATAGTCGCCCTGTCTGGAGGAGTAGATAGCGCATTAGTGACTCTCGCAGCAAGGCAAGCACTAGGAAAAGAAAATGTTCTAGCGATCACAGCAAATTATCAGACTTTGGCAAATGAAGAATTAGAAACAGCTAAAAAAGTGGCCAAAGAGATTGATGTAATTCATCATTTGTTAGAATATAACGAATTAGATAATCCGAATTTCACCAAGAACGACAGCCTTCGTTGTTTTCACTGCAGAAATGAGTTGGCCATCAATTTACTGAAGGTGGCAAAGGAGAAAAACATCTCACTAATTGTAGATGGTACCAACCTTGATGATGTAGATGATGATAGGCCAGGTATGATCGCATTACATTCTATGGGAATTAAGAGTCCTCTATTAGATATTGGATTGGGTAAGAAAGAAGTCCGCCACTTTGCTAAGATTAACAATTTGTCTGTTCATGATAAACCTTCGAATTCATGCTTAGCGTCACGTGTTCCTCATGGAACGGAAATTAATTCGGTCAAATTAAGACGCATTGAAAGATGTGAGATGATAATAAAAAAATTGTCTGGTGTTAGACAAGTAAGAGTAAGGGATCATGACACAATAGCGAGAATTGAGATTGAGAGGAGTGAAATCAGCAAGTTATGCAACCTAGACAAAATTGACAAAATAGTATTTGAGATTAGAGAATTAGGCTTTAAACATGTAACGTTAGATCTAGAAGGATATGGAAAAAAAGAAATCGGAAAACTCAATGAGGATGAGATAATAACAATAGATAAATATGTCAAAAAATAG